The following coding sequences lie in one Alloacidobacterium dinghuense genomic window:
- a CDS encoding LysR family transcriptional regulator, whose amino-acid sequence MIENFRIRVFRTVAHHLNFSRAAEELLLTQPAVTQQIKALEDEFGLPLFDRGGGHIALTAGGKALLPFTEKMKELSDEAVAAVNAAFGQQAGELALGASQTIGYYVLPIFVAGFRRTNPRIRVTARSGNTDEMLEALLAREIHLALIEGPEQRKDLHIEPFMEDHMILVVPANHGWANHEVELEDLKSEPLLMREFGSGSRRVVEQALSKAGVKTKDLNISMELDSTEGLLSAVEAGLGVSFASRWAVRNQLSLGSLKVARVNGLKLSRRFSMAYPSGPEPTGVLGTFRRFLLSQAMEMAPRKARAT is encoded by the coding sequence ATGATCGAGAACTTCCGCATCCGGGTATTCAGAACCGTTGCCCACCATCTGAACTTCAGCCGCGCAGCCGAGGAACTGCTCCTTACGCAACCGGCAGTGACCCAGCAGATAAAGGCGCTGGAAGATGAGTTCGGTCTCCCACTTTTCGATCGGGGAGGCGGCCATATCGCGCTGACTGCCGGTGGAAAGGCTCTATTGCCTTTTACCGAGAAGATGAAGGAGCTTTCCGACGAGGCCGTCGCTGCAGTCAATGCGGCGTTCGGGCAGCAGGCAGGCGAACTGGCATTGGGAGCCTCTCAAACCATCGGTTACTATGTGTTGCCGATATTTGTTGCCGGATTTCGCCGGACAAACCCCAGGATCAGAGTCACGGCTCGCAGCGGCAACACAGACGAGATGCTTGAGGCTCTGCTTGCCCGCGAGATCCATCTCGCTCTTATCGAAGGGCCGGAGCAGCGTAAGGACCTGCATATCGAACCTTTCATGGAAGATCACATGATCCTTGTCGTTCCGGCAAACCACGGTTGGGCTAACCATGAGGTAGAGTTGGAAGATTTGAAAAGCGAACCTCTGCTCATGCGTGAATTTGGCTCCGGCTCAAGGAGAGTCGTTGAGCAGGCATTATCGAAGGCCGGAGTGAAGACGAAAGATCTGAACATCAGCATGGAGCTGGATTCGACGGAAGGTCTGCTCAGTGCCGTAGAAGCTGGCCTTGGAGTCTCGTTCGCTTCACGGTGGGCTGTACGAAATCAGCTTTCACTTGGATCATTAAAGGTCGCGAGAGTAAACGGTCTCAAATTGTCGCGACGATTCTCGATGGCATATCCCTCAGGCCCGGAACCCACAGGAGTGCTTGGAACCTTCCGCAGGTTTCTGCTTTCTCAGGCGATGGAAATGGCGCCGAGGAAAGCTCGCGCCACTTAG
- a CDS encoding PadR family transcriptional regulator, with the protein MAPKQNDLLQGTLDMMVLKAVSLSPLHGYGVLLRIQQISGNRLEIQQGSLYPALYRLEHEGWIASEWGQSENNRKAKFYRLTAAGRRRLHTETEKWNHMADAIGAVLSAKPEEV; encoded by the coding sequence GTGGCGCCCAAACAAAATGATCTTCTGCAAGGCACCCTGGACATGATGGTGCTCAAAGCTGTTTCCCTCAGCCCGCTGCATGGATACGGTGTGCTTCTGCGTATCCAGCAAATCTCCGGCAATCGGCTTGAGATCCAGCAGGGTTCGCTTTATCCCGCGCTATATCGACTGGAACACGAGGGTTGGATCGCAAGCGAATGGGGTCAAAGCGAGAACAATCGCAAGGCCAAGTTCTACCGGCTCACTGCCGCTGGCCGCCGCCGCCTGCATACTGAGACAGAAAAATGGAACCACATGGCCGACGCCATCGGCGCAGTCCTGAGCGCCAAGCCGGAGGAAGTATGA
- a CDS encoding GlxA family transcriptional regulator yields the protein MRRVVISGPPPVQVLDVTGPLEVFSNVPDYQVEVVSWDGSDHLATNRGISIGNAVSRESVSGAIDTLVIAGGPGAESGEYNANYLRWVAEVARRSRRVASICTGAFVLAAAGLLDGKRAVTHWSFCDRLAREFPKVDVLPNPIFLRDGSIYTSAGITSGIDLSLALVEEDHGHQTALSVARQLVMFLVRPGGQAQYSHMLSRQATTFEPLRELQVYMLENLKADLSVEALAERIGMSPRHFSRVCLREMKMNPGQFVDRLRVEAAQQMIDSSSMGLKEIADACGFGSADSMRRTFQRVMGITAGEYMERFKRVKA from the coding sequence ATGCGCAGGGTGGTCATCAGTGGTCCACCGCCGGTCCAGGTCCTTGATGTGACGGGCCCACTGGAGGTCTTCTCGAATGTTCCCGACTATCAGGTAGAGGTGGTCTCCTGGGATGGTTCGGATCACCTCGCGACCAATCGGGGTATCAGTATCGGGAATGCTGTGTCGCGCGAGAGCGTCTCCGGCGCTATCGACACTCTCGTTATCGCAGGGGGCCCGGGCGCCGAGAGCGGCGAATACAACGCCAACTATCTTCGCTGGGTTGCCGAGGTGGCCCGGAGGTCTCGGCGTGTTGCCTCCATCTGTACGGGAGCGTTTGTGCTCGCTGCAGCCGGCCTGCTCGACGGCAAGAGAGCCGTCACTCACTGGAGCTTCTGCGACCGGCTGGCGCGCGAATTTCCCAAAGTCGACGTTCTGCCTAATCCGATCTTTCTTCGCGACGGTTCGATCTACACTTCGGCGGGCATTACCTCAGGAATTGATCTTTCCCTCGCTCTCGTCGAAGAAGATCATGGGCATCAGACAGCGCTGAGCGTTGCACGGCAACTTGTTATGTTCCTCGTTCGCCCCGGAGGTCAGGCACAGTACAGCCACATGCTCTCCCGACAGGCAACGACTTTCGAACCCCTGCGCGAGCTGCAGGTTTACATGCTCGAAAATCTCAAGGCTGATCTCTCGGTTGAAGCTCTGGCCGAGCGAATCGGGATGAGCCCCAGACATTTTTCACGCGTCTGTCTGCGGGAGATGAAGATGAATCCAGGGCAGTTCGTTGATCGTCTGCGCGTAGAAGCAGCACAGCAGATGATCGACAGCTCGTCGATGGGATTGAAGGAAATTGCGGACGCGTGTGGCTTTGGATCTGCGGATTCGATGCGCCGCACCTTTCAGCGTGTGATGGGAATCACCGCAGGCGAATATATGGAACGATTCAAGCGTGTGAAAGCTTAA
- a CDS encoding HD domain-containing protein: MANTITSIAGVSIPDTRLASEIQEFIRDTETELLFNHSSRVYYFGAIAGKQSGLKFDPELLYAGAMFHDIGLVPSYSTADRFEVDGANAARNFLCERGISQQDIDTVWTAIALHTTPGIPQYMHPVIALVTAGVEMDVLGIAYEKYSDDVRNAVVAEYPRTPNFKEDILQAFYNGIHNRPDTTFGNVKADVLADKDPKFVRGNFCSVIRNSNWIG; encoded by the coding sequence ATGGCCAACACAATCACTTCCATTGCAGGCGTTAGCATTCCCGACACCAGGCTCGCGAGCGAAATCCAGGAATTCATCCGAGACACGGAGACCGAGCTTCTCTTCAACCATTCCAGCCGCGTTTACTACTTCGGAGCAATCGCAGGCAAACAGAGCGGCCTCAAGTTCGACCCCGAACTTCTCTATGCCGGTGCAATGTTCCATGACATTGGTCTCGTGCCTAGCTACAGCACCGCAGATCGCTTCGAGGTGGACGGCGCCAACGCCGCGCGTAACTTCCTGTGCGAACGCGGCATCTCGCAACAGGACATCGACACCGTATGGACCGCGATTGCCCTGCATACGACACCGGGCATTCCTCAATACATGCATCCGGTCATCGCACTCGTAACCGCAGGCGTCGAAATGGACGTGCTGGGCATTGCGTATGAGAAATATTCCGACGATGTGCGTAACGCCGTAGTCGCCGAATACCCGCGGACCCCGAACTTCAAGGAAGACATCCTCCAGGCTTTCTACAACGGCATTCACAACAGGCCCGACACCACCTTCGGTAATGTCAAGGCCGATGTCCTCGCGGACAAGGATCCAAAGTTCGTGCGCGGAAACTTCTGCAGCGTGATCCGCAACTCCAACTGGATTGGCTGA